One genomic window of Pocillopora verrucosa isolate sample1 chromosome 8, ASM3666991v2, whole genome shotgun sequence includes the following:
- the LOC131777747 gene encoding BLOC-2 complex member HPS5 isoform X3 → MAAAEVIRWSTVVGEYGVLLTEMGSMEDLQTPIKPYPRIKYTCMAASKKYIAMGSSTGAIYIFDRKTLKHIRFISNKDGPILAVCFTQSRSLLGVATSSGIVLVLQVSSKHREKPKFIRRSEEHKNTTVTALCWDKDECRLFAGDVNGVVSVIHIPVVSKMPHSVNKGFPLLHTSGIVAKAQTVIVQLDCINDKLLVSTMTKTAIVDLKSLDCVPVGVKLRDGLYGSCFFKEENSDSPTVFSARPGSRLWEASMDGQVMATQQYKKLLGSPPAPILGFSHGDDEPIDEEEFPPQSVNFAKLLLVRSWFLVTWHGSSLYIMDPILGQLVAWYNINTVVQDLVCIGREFYVYDAEDCVKWFALLSVKECISRLHEMGEIRQCLKVVLDCKHFIIPGSARDVVPVSLVTNLKESLSEEDMENKDQIAELEELERDMEPATDENVNLPDFHGNTSLTDSPDTLSVCSDALTDDLEPNGRMAEIGQEDDNSPNNKCDDDGSEVKGALHRKLMKQWSENISLEGMLISAAAAAKKFTSERQKGNLKLRRFHSADSAGGERREDSPGANSSSESQSDAVEFKSETASDPGAGQPNELPDIQEVVREEESPRLQKKSLEQSPCHSDDSESRQSGNEEAVVEEEVFEKRERREKKKKKKRVVTVDIDSPQLKQEVSLGSPIPHVRSASFRGTYSPTEDAEVRSRLLSEPEKLVTSPAQSELPPAIPAMLSKAKGLLKKKLKVPSEDSFSLPSPTPPMEEETICKREGEVDSEEMECPPEVEELIRSSTKTRNEVKNPVVLFSISSLRKVLEEWVPKLHAAMKSCHEFNKNIDENNTKVDLKLFLDEPAFGDVAHLTRMCFDCGVFGVEGMVCLEDLSHEVLCSEEKTMPNGPLAVQDGAEIIDEKNLKNGGIRPLLHNSLETVSERMTNGFNGVYDAGQSTLAGKTTVSDLKSISSNSTDVQEVSVKVEISNSDTKEAFQTLPMDKRSSGEDKLILSTNKRCNEALPNSTMNRDFSNGEGTHGPSFSQKEQGIFSSAKDRMLVCLQCKEGTAFSRIPHENAESQRSEQRENDTIRSKFLSYYFFLLDVKQLRRTLFMSKGDRRTTWRAFIDGMSGLVTTDDVIVKYLKDGDPRRALHELHDGMEAYSSILLYHLTRLYEYDRRETMITCARMFPDVQPWEVMEICRQNSGLSFEARSDDFVFYVEQLMRWRAEVGITKEQTVSKICEDVGVAVWWFHCSLVVDSSRDGIHCQHCGNPRPGSHMIPWQKADHLQQLIDFLLQKDPKECNDFMDLCWKHGYWVGLTRLCVRKNLRQDALKLVFSLSDLNLIKDTQPWGSLPKSLDEWKYLLELLLSRDGNSDKSHACPHSCMPLSLTDWTPNLTWSNVINLMLERLGAGHTVNLLQALPRDTPLLTTDFYYSCLLGAVIERRQRTLIHELLKKLDSYLWSQRSGSLAPKLNSFRKEEETYGPKRRRKSTTRIHGTIQDT, encoded by the exons atggctGCTGCAGAGGTGATTCGATGGAGTACAGTTGTTGGAGAATATGGAGTTTTGCTAACCGAAATGGGATCCATGGAAGATCTGCAAACCCCAATAAAGCCGTATCCTCGTATAAAG TACACATGCATGGCGGCTTCCAAGAAATACATAGCAATGGGTTCTTCTACGGGGGCCATATATATATTTGACAGGAAGACTCTGAAGCACATCAGGTTTATAAGTAACAAA GATGGCCCTATTCTTGCTGTCTGCTTCACTCAAAGCCGCAGTCTTTTGGGAGTTGCAACAAG TTCTGGTATTGTCCTTGTCCTGCAAGTTAGTTCCAAACATAGAGAAAAACCAAAG TTTATCAGACGATCAGAAGAGCATAAGAATACAACTGTGACTGCACTATGCTGGGATAAAGATGAATGTCGTCTTTTTGCTGGTGATGTTAATGGTGTTGTGAGTGTCATTCATATACCAGTGGTAAGTAAG ATGCCACATTCAGTAAACAAAGGCTTTCCTCTGCTACATACGTCTGGTATTGTAGCCAAGGCCCAAACTGTTATTGTTCAGCTGGACTGTATTAATGATAAACTTCTTGTGTCCACCATGACCAAAACTGCCATTGTTGATCTGAAAAG TTTGGATTGTGTGCCAGTTGGGGTCAAACTAAG GGATGGTTTATATGGAAGTTGTTTCTTTAAAGAAGAGAACTCTGACAGTCCTACAGTGTTCTCAGCACGTCCTGGGTCAAGATTGTGGGAG GCCAGCATGGATGGTCAAGTCATGGCCACCCAACAGTACAAGAAACTTCTGGGTTCACCTCCAGCGCCAATACTTGGATTTAG TCATGGTGATGATGAGCCAATAGATGAAGAAGAGTTTCCTCCACAGTCTGTAAATTTTGCTAAGCTGCTGCTTGTAAG AAGTTGGTTCCTTGTCACATGGCATGGATCATCACTGTATATCATGGATCCAATCCTTGGGCAGTTGGTGGCTTGGTACAATATTAACACAG TGGTCCAGGATCTTGTGTGCATTGGACGGGAATTCTACGTGTATGATGCAGAAGATTGTGTCAAATGGTTTGCCCTTCTTTCTGTGAAAGAGTGCATATCTAGACTGCATGAAATGGGAGAAATCAGACAGTGTTTAAAG GTTGTGCTTGACTGCAAGCATTTCATCATTCCCGGATCAGCAAGAGATGTGGTTCCAGTTTCTTTGGTTACAAATCTCAAAGAGAGCTTAAGCGAAGAAGACATGGAAAACAAG GATCAAATTGCTGAGCTGGAAGAACTCGAGCGTGATATGGAGCCTGCAACAGACGAGAATGTCAATTTACCAGATTTCCATGGTAACACCAGCCTGACTGACAGTCCTGACACACTGAGTGTGTGCAGTGATGCATTAACTGATGATCTGGAGCCCAATGGGAGGATGGCGGAAATAGGACAAGAAGATGACAACTCGCCAAACAATAAGTGCGACGATGATGGGTCAGAAGTTAAAGGTGCTCTGCACAGGAAGCTTATGAAACAGTGGAGCGAGAATATCTCATTGGAGGGTATGCTTATATCAGCTGCCGCCGCAGCCAAAAAGTTTACCTCAGAGCGTCAGAAAGGAAATCTCAAACTGAGAAGATTTCACTCCGCTGATAGCGCAGGTGGTGAAAGACGGGAAGATTCTCCCGGGGCAAACAGCAGCAGTGAGTCACAAAGTGATGCCGTTGAGTTCAAGAGTGAGACTGCCTCAGACCCTGGCGCTGGTCAACCGAATGAACTGCCGGATATTCAAGAAGTCGTCCGTGAAGAGGAGAGTCCTCGACTTCAAAAGAAAAGCCTCGAGCAGAGTCCATGTCACTCTGATGACAGTGAATCAAGACAGTCAGGAAATGAAGAAGCAGTAGTGGAAGAAGAGGTCTTTGAAAA acgGGAAAGgcgagaaaagaagaagaaaaagaaaagagttgtCACAGTTG ATATCGATTCACCTCAACTGAAACAAG AGGTCTCGCTGGGCAGTCCCATCCCCCACGTGCGGAGCGCATCTTTTCGTGGTACTTATTCTCCAACTGAGGATGCGGAG GTAAGGAGCAGACTTTTATCAGAGCCTGAAAAGCTAGTCACTAGCCCCGCACAATCAGAACTTCCTCCCGCCATCCCAGCCATGCTGTCAAAAGCTAAAGGCTTGctgaaaaagaaactgaaagttCCATCAGAGGATTCCTTTAGTTTACCCTCTCCTACCCCACCCATGGAGGAAGAAACCATCTGCAAAAGAGAGGGAGAAGTAGACTCGGAGGAGATGGAATGCCCACCGGAAGTCGAGGAGCTTATTCGGAGTTCAACGAAGACTCG GAATGAAGTCAAGAATCCAGTGGTGCTATTCAGTATCAGTAGTCTTCGTAAAGTTCTGGAAGAATGGGTCCCTAAACTACATGCGGCCATGAAGAGCTGTCATGAGTTCAACAAGAACATTGATGAGAACAACACTAAGGTTGATTTAAAGTTGTTTCTCGATGAACCTGCGTTTGGCGATGTCGCTCACCTAACAAGAATGTGTTTTGACTGTGGTGTATTTGGAGTAGAAGGTATGGTATGCTTGGAAGACCTGTCCCATGAAGTTTTGTGTAGCGAGGAAAAGACCATGCCTAATGGCCCGTTGGCGGTTCAAGATGGTGCAGAGATTATTGATGAGAAAAACTTAAAGAATGGAGGCATTCGTCCTTTGCTACACAACTCTTTGGAAACCGTATCGGAACGTATGACTAATGGTTTTAATGGTGTTTATGACGCTGGCCAATCAACTCTAGCTGGTAAAACCACCGTGAGTGACTTGAAATCTATTTCCTCAAATAGCACAGATGTTCAAGAAGTAAGTGTCAAGGTTGAAATTTCAAACAGCGATACTAAAGAAGCATTTCAGACTTTGCCTATGGACAAACGCAGTTCTGGTGAGGACAAGTTAATCTTGTCAACGAATAAAAGATGCAACGAGGCATTACCTAACAGCACAATGAACAGAGACTTCTCTAATGGAGAAGGAACTCATGGCCCTTCTTTCTCACAAAAAGAGCAAGGTATTTTCAGTTCAGCTAAGGACCGTATGCTTGTTTGCTTGCAATGTAAGGAGGGAACTGCATTCTCTCGGATTCCCCATGAAAATGCCGAAAGCCAACGCTCTGAACAGCGAGAAAATGACACTATTAGGTCAAAATTCTTATCATACTATTTCTTTCTACTGGATGTGAAGCAGTTACGACGGACGCTGTTTATGAGCAAGGGCGATAGACGAACAACATGGAGAGCTTTTATAGATGGCATGTCTG GTCTGGTAACGACTGATGACGTGATTGTTAAGTATTTGAAGGACGGCGATCCACGGCGAGCACTTCATGAACTGCATGATGGGATGGAAGCTTACTCCAGCATTCTACTGTATCATTTAACTCG CTTGTATGAATACGATCGCCGTGAAACAATGATCACGTGCGCGAGAATGTTTCCTGATGTGCAACCGTGGGAGGTGATGGAGATATGTCGGCAAAACAGTGGTCTGAGTTTTGAAGCCAGATCAGATGATTTTGTGTTTTATGTGGAACAACTGATGAGATGGCGGGCTGAGGTTGGAATTACCAA agaACAAACTGTCAGTAAGATTTGTGAGGATGTAGGAGTCGCCGTGTGGTGGTTCCACTGCTCACTTGTTGTAGATTCCTCAAGAGACGGAATACATTGTCAACACTGTGGGAACCCAAG accGGGATCGCACATGATTCCGTGGCAGAAAGCTGATCATCTACAACAACTGATTGACTTTCTCCTTCAGAAAGATCCAAAGGAATGTAACGATTTCATGGATTTGTGTTGGAAACATGG ATATTGGGTTGGTCTGACCCGCTTGTGTGTGCGGAAAAATCTTAGACAAGACGCCTTGAAACTGGTCTTCTCGCTTAGTGACTTGAACCTTATCAAGGACACTCAGCCATGGG GAAGTCTCCCGAAATCACTAGATGAATGGAAGTACCTCTTAGAATTGCTTTTATCACGTGATGGAAATAGCGACAAGTCTCATGCTTGTCCGCACTCGTGCATGCCGCTGTCGCTTACTGATTGGACGCCTAACTTGACGTGGAGTAACGTCATTAACCTGATGCTTGAACGGCTTGGTGCTGGACACACTGTTAACTTACTGCAGGCTCTACCACGTGACACACCACTCCTTACTACCGATTTCTATTACTCGTGTTTATTGGGAGCCGTGATTGAAAGAAGGCAAAG GACGTTGATTCACGAACTGCTCAAAAAGCTGGACTCTTATCTGTGGTCACAAAGAAGTGGCTCCTTGGCGCCTAAG TTAAACAGTTTCCgtaaagaagaagaaacgtATGGTCCAAAAA GAAGACGTAAATCCACAACTAGAATCCATGGAACAATTCAGGACACTTGA